A segment of the Zonotrichia albicollis isolate bZonAlb1 chromosome 34, bZonAlb1.hap1, whole genome shotgun sequence genome:
accccccccaaataccctaaaatatcccaaaaatgccctaaaaaacatcccaaaaatcccattagaGATCCCCCCTCAAATAGCCCCAAATAGTTCAAAAATATCcagaaaaataccccaaaaatagcccaaaaatcccattagaGGACCCCCCAAATAACCCAAAATAGCACAAAAATAgtcccaaaataacccaaaaatcccattagaGACCCACCTCAAAtagccccaaaattccccctcaaaattccccaaaataactcaaaaatagcccaaaaaccCCATTAGAGATCCCCCTCAAATAgcccaaaattgcccaaaaatcccccctcAAATAgcccaaaaatagcccaaaaataacccaaaaagaGCTCAAAAATCCCACTAGAGATCCCCctgaaatatcccaaaatatgccccaaaaatcccattagaGACCCCCCCCAAATAGCCCAAaatagccaaaaaaaaaagccccaaaatatcccaaaaatccattaGGGACCCCCCTCAAATAGtccaaaaatagaaaaaaaatcccaaaaataaccaaaaaatagcccaaaaatgccctgaaaaaatcccaaaatagcccaaaatCCCGTTAGAGACTCCCAGGGACTTTTGGGATTTTattaggatttttggggtcccagaatttggggattttttcgggggtccccgggggggCTCTCAgggtaatttggggagggggtctcaCCCTGTGGGGGTGCGCCTGGGGCAGCCGGAAGTGGAGTTTTTTGCTGGggtttggtggattttgggggaatttttggggttttttttggagtcccagaatttgggaattttttgggggtccccgggggggtctgggggtgatttggggaggggtctcaccctgtggggggtgggggaggggcagccggAAGTGCCAAAACCGCCAGAATTAGGCTGGATTTAtggagttttttggggtttttttgggtcccagaatttggggatttttcgggggtccccggggggggtctcaggggtaatttggggaggggtctcaccctGTGGGGATGCGCCTGGGGCAGCCGGAAGCGCAGcacccgcagcagcagcagctcgcACTGCAGCAGGCTGTCCCGCAGCTGCCAAAACTCCCCGTCCAGGGCCGGGGGCGCCGAGCCGGGCTGGAGACACCTGCGGGAAatttggggcgattttgggggattttggggggaatttgagggattttggggggatttgaggggtttggaggagattttgggaaaaaatttgggtcagttttggggcattttttggattttgggtcagttttgggtTACCTGAGCTGATTTTGGGATTGTTTTGCTCTCACCTGTGCGTGTCTCACCTGAGGGTGACGTTGAGcagatttgggggattttggggcagttttggggttaCCTGAGTggattttgggtcagttttcctctcacctgtccccatTTCTCACCTGAGGGTGACACTGAGCAgatttggaggattttgggagggattttgggtttattttgctCTCACCTGTGCCAGCCTCGCCTGAGGGTGACGTTGAGcagatttggggcagttttgggtcagttttggggttacctgagtggattttggggcagttttggggttaCCTGTGCCCATTTCTCACCTGAGGGTGACGTTGAGCAGatttgggggcagttttggggttaCCTGAGTggattttgggtcagttttgctCTCACCTGTCCGTGTCTCACCTGAGGGTGATgttgatgggattttggggttacctgagaggattttggggcagttttggggtttcctaggtggattttggggcatttttggggttacCTGAGTggattttgggtcagttttgctCTCACCTGTCCGTGTCTCACCTGAGAGTGACATTGAGCAGATTCgaggcagttttggggcagttttggggttaCCTGTCCGTGTCTCACCTGAGGGTGACGTTGAgcagttttggggcagttttggggcagttttggggcagttttggggttaCCTGTCCGTGTCTCACCTGAGGGTGACGTTGAGcagatttggggcagttttggggttaCCTGAGTGGATTTCGGGTCAGTTTTGCCTCACCTGTGCGTGTCTCACCTGAGGGTGACGTTGAGcagatttggggcagttttgggtcagttttggggttacctgaggggattttggggttattctGGCCTCACCTGTCCGTGTCTCACCTGAGGGTGACATTGAGCAGatttgggtcagttttgggtcagttttgcCCTCACCTGTCCGTGTCTCACCTGAGGGTGACGTTGAGCAGatttgggggcagttttggggttacctgagtggattttggggcagttttggggttaCCTGAGTAgattttgggtcagttttggtCTCACCTGTGCGTGTCTCACCTGAGGGTGACGTTGAGCAGatttggggcagatttgggggcagttttgggtcagttttgctCTCACCTGTGCGTGTCTCACCTGAGGGTGACGTTGAGCagtttttggggcagttttggggttaCCTGTGCCTGTCTCACCTGAGGGTGACGTTGAGCACGTCGCGCGCTTCTTCCGGGGCGTGCCCTGCGCCTTGGCAGCCACAAAGAGCGCGGGCCGCcgccaccaggtgccagtcgGGGCCCGGGCACCgagcgcggcccggcccggccacGGCGGCCCGCGAAGGCGTGGAAGGAAGCACAGGCCGTGCTGAGGGCGggggagcccaggcccagcttcacacctggggacagggacacacctgtgtcacacctgtaaCACCTGTGTAACACTTGTGTAACACTtgagtgtcacctgtgtcacctggggacagccacaGGCCGTGCCCAGGGCCggggagcccaggcccagcttcacacctggggacagacagggacacacctgggtcacacctggggacacagctgtaACACCTGTGTGCCACCTAGTGTCACCTGTGTAACATCTGTGTCACACCTGCGTCACACCTGAGTGTCAACCACAGGCCATGCCCAGGGCCggggagcccaggcccagcttcacacctggggacagacagggacacacctgtgtcacacttgtgtcacacctgtgtcacacctgtgtcacctggggacagggacacacctgggtacacaGATGTaacacctgtgtgtcacctgagtgtcacctgtgtAACATCTGTGTCACACCTGCGTCACACCTGAGTGTCAACCACAGGCCGTGCCCAGGGGCCggggagcccaggcccagcttcacacctggggacagacCTGAGTGTcccacctgtgtcacacccagGGATATCTGTGTCACCTgaatgtcacctgtgtcacacctggggGACAGACCTGAAtgtcacctgagtgtcaccggtgtcacacctggggacacctggggacagcccagaCCTGTGagcagtgtccccaaggtgaaGGGTGTGGAAGGAAGCACAGGCCGTGCTGAGGGCGGggggagcccaggcccagcttcacacctggggacagacagggacacacctgggtcacacctggggacagggacacacctgtgtgtcacctgtgtaacatctgtgtcacacctgtgtcacacctgaaTGTCAACCACAGGCCATGCCCAGGGCCggggagcccaggcccagcttcacacctggggacagacCTGAAtgtcacctgagtgtcacctgtgtcacacctgtgtcacacctggggacacacctgtaacacctgtgtcacacctgtgtcacacctggggacacacttgtgtcacctggggacagccacaGGCCGTGCTGAGGGCGggggagcccaggcccagctTCATACCTGGGGGACAGACCTgagtgtcacacctgtgtcacacgtGAGGGCAGCCCCAGTTTCACACCTGggtcacacctgggggcacctagggacagctggggacacctgtgtcacacctgtgtctcacctgggggtggcactgatCCGAGCCCACCCCTGCTGTGCCACCGTGGTGTCACGGTGATGTCATCAAGCTCAGCTCCAGAATATTCCCATCAACACTCGTGCTATGACACCACTGTGACATCACCATGACATCACTTCCGAGCCGGTAACGTCACTGTAGCGCCCAGCCCCGCGTTCAATCCCACGGCGCCGCTATGACGTTACCGCGCCTCCCTGGTGATGTCACCACACCGTTATGACGTCACGCCCTGCCCCTTACCCGCCTCCATGATGAACCGCGCGATTCGGAACCGCGCTCGGGCCTCGGCCCCGCCGGGTTCGGGGGGGCCCGCGTGACGTCAAAGCCCGCGTCGGTGA
Coding sequences within it:
- the LOC141726293 gene encoding uncharacterized protein LOC141726293, which codes for MTSPTRALTSRGPPRTRRGRGPSAVPNRAVHHGGGCEAGPGLPRPQHGLCFLPRLRGPPWPGRAALGARAPTGTWWRRPALFVAAKAQGTPRKKRATCSTSPSGVSSPARRPRPWTGSFGSCGTACCSASCCCCGCCASGCPRRIPTGTCCSTCWRWAAGPGVPGGGSRGSRGRCCGTGAAGGLGLRHPPPHLAAAALHLGLELCGRGAPPGTPPRWWQVRAMWGGGLGGF